The Lewinellaceae bacterium genome has a segment encoding these proteins:
- a CDS encoding RNA methyltransferase produces MTDERIKRFKEVASRRQPNLTVILENVHDQHNIGAVLRSADSVGMKEIFVLYSEPELSIKNIVLGKRTSSGARKWVDVHFYTDLKACFEHVRSNYDLILSTHLEGEPKSIYDLDLTQSVALLFGNEHDGVSEEALKHSDGNFIIPQMGMVQSLNISVACAVTLYEAFRQRLEKGFYHDNKPLPEIEQQALFEEYVKRHESKATRKKAFNQDWRQNVEE; encoded by the coding sequence ATGACAGATGAAAGAATAAAAAGATTTAAAGAGGTTGCCTCAAGGCGACAACCCAATCTTACGGTGATCCTGGAGAATGTGCACGACCAGCACAATATCGGGGCAGTATTACGGAGTGCCGATTCCGTTGGCATGAAAGAAATTTTCGTACTGTATTCGGAGCCGGAATTATCTATAAAAAATATTGTGCTCGGAAAACGCACCTCTTCGGGGGCAAGAAAATGGGTGGATGTTCATTTTTATACGGATCTCAAAGCTTGTTTTGAACACGTTCGAAGTAATTATGACCTGATCCTCAGTACTCACCTTGAGGGAGAACCCAAATCCATATACGATCTCGACCTGACCCAATCGGTAGCCCTTTTATTCGGTAATGAACACGATGGCGTTTCTGAGGAAGCCCTGAAACATTCGGACGGGAATTTTATCATCCCTCAGATGGGAATGGTTCAAAGTTTGAATATTTCAGTCGCTTGTGCGGTAACTTTATACGAAGCCTTTCGCCAGCGGCTCGAAAAAGGGTTCTATCATGACAACAAACCTTTACCTGAAATCGAACAGCAAGCGCTTTTCGAAGAATACGTAAAACGACATGAAAGTAAAGCCACCCGCAAAAAAGCGTTTAATCAGGATTGGCGTCAAAACGTCGAAGAATAA